One genomic window of Bradyrhizobium sp. B124 includes the following:
- a CDS encoding ABC transporter substrate-binding protein encodes MPKPIRHRVATALLGLAVAAASCNAAWAQKKYDTGATDTEIKIGNIVPYSGPASAYGVVGKAMAAVFKKVNDDGGINGRKINFISYDDAYSPPKAVEQARKLVESDEVLFLFGTLGTASNTAIQKYLNAKKVPQLFVATGATKWNDPKAFPWTMGWLPSYQSESRIYAKYLLKEKPAAKVAVLYQNDDMGKDYLKGLEDGFASDPARIAAKESYEVAEPTIDSHVVRLKSANPDVIIFFTTPKFGAQAIKKLGEMNWKPVTIVSNVSASTATVMRPAGLDNAQGVISAAYAKDASDPQWKDDAGMKAFDELLAKYMPDTNRVDASAMTGYNMATTMVEVLRRCGDDLTRANVMKQAASLKQFAQGGLLPGVTLSTGPADFQPIEQLQLMQFKGERWQLFGDVISGEVAGN; translated from the coding sequence ATGCCGAAGCCGATCCGTCACCGTGTCGCAACCGCCCTGCTCGGCCTCGCCGTCGCCGCCGCGAGCTGCAATGCCGCATGGGCGCAGAAGAAATACGACACCGGTGCAACCGATACCGAGATCAAGATCGGCAACATCGTGCCCTATAGCGGTCCGGCGTCGGCCTATGGCGTGGTCGGCAAGGCGATGGCGGCGGTGTTCAAGAAGGTCAACGACGATGGCGGCATCAACGGCCGCAAGATCAATTTCATCTCCTATGACGACGCCTATTCGCCGCCGAAGGCGGTCGAGCAGGCGCGCAAGCTGGTCGAGAGCGACGAGGTGCTGTTCCTGTTCGGCACGCTCGGCACCGCCTCCAACACCGCGATCCAGAAATACCTCAACGCCAAGAAGGTGCCGCAGCTGTTCGTCGCCACCGGCGCGACCAAGTGGAACGATCCGAAAGCGTTCCCGTGGACCATGGGCTGGCTGCCGAGCTACCAGAGCGAGTCGCGGATCTACGCGAAATATCTGCTCAAGGAGAAGCCCGCCGCCAAAGTCGCGGTGCTCTACCAGAACGACGACATGGGCAAGGATTACCTCAAGGGCCTGGAAGACGGCTTCGCCAGCGATCCGGCGCGGATCGCCGCCAAGGAGAGTTACGAAGTTGCCGAGCCCACCATCGATTCCCATGTGGTGCGGCTGAAATCCGCCAACCCCGACGTCATCATCTTCTTCACCACGCCGAAATTCGGCGCCCAGGCGATCAAGAAGCTCGGTGAGATGAACTGGAAGCCGGTGACCATCGTCTCCAACGTCTCGGCCTCCACCGCGACGGTGATGCGTCCCGCCGGGCTCGACAATGCGCAGGGCGTGATCTCGGCGGCCTACGCCAAGGACGCCAGCGACCCGCAGTGGAAGGACGACGCCGGCATGAAGGCGTTCGACGAACTGCTCGCCAAGTACATGCCCGACACCAACCGCGTCGATGCCTCGGCGATGACGGGCTACAATATGGCGACCACGATGGTCGAGGTGCTGCGCCGCTGCGGCGACGACCTCACCCGCGCCAATGTGATGAAGCAGGCGGCGAGCCTGAAGCAGTTTGCGCAGGGCGGCCTGCTGCCCGGCGTGACGCTGTCGACCGGTCCTGCCGACTTCCAGCCGATCGAGCAATTGCAGCTGATGCAGTTCAAAGGCGAGCGCTGGCAGTTGTTCGGCGACGTCATCAGCGGCGAAGTCGCCGGAAACTGA
- a CDS encoding ABC transporter substrate-binding protein has protein sequence MSATTRLAVLGAALALVATSSSAALAQKKYDTGASDTEIKIGNIMPYSGPASAYGIIGRTEAAYFKKINDAGGINGRKINFISYDDAYSPPKAVEQARKLVESDEVLLIFNSLGTPSNSAIQKYMNSKKVPQLFVATGATKWNDPKDLPWTMGWQPNYQSETQIYAKYILKNMPNAKIAVLYQNDDYGKDYLKGLKDGLGQKAASMIVAEESFETSQPTIDSNIVKLKASNADVFIDIATPKFAAQAIKKVAEIGWKPTHFLNNVSASVGSVIKPAGFENAQDIISAAYLKDASDKQWDNDPGMKEFYAFMAKDFPEGDKLDGGTVVGFGVAQTLVQVLKQCGDNLTRENIMKQAASLQDFRTEVLLPGIKINTAANDFAPISQLQLMKFKGDKWELFGDVISADVGG, from the coding sequence ATGTCCGCCACCACAAGACTTGCGGTCCTCGGGGCCGCGCTCGCGCTCGTCGCGACATCCAGCAGCGCTGCGCTTGCCCAGAAGAAATACGACACCGGCGCGAGCGATACCGAGATCAAGATCGGCAACATCATGCCCTACAGCGGACCTGCCTCCGCCTACGGCATCATCGGCCGCACCGAGGCCGCCTATTTCAAGAAGATCAACGACGCCGGCGGCATCAACGGCCGCAAGATCAACTTCATCTCCTACGATGACGCCTACTCGCCGCCGAAAGCCGTGGAGCAGGCCCGCAAGCTGGTCGAAAGCGACGAGGTACTGCTGATCTTCAACTCGCTCGGCACGCCGTCGAACTCGGCGATCCAGAAATACATGAATTCCAAGAAGGTGCCGCAGCTGTTCGTCGCCACCGGCGCCACCAAGTGGAACGATCCGAAGGACCTTCCCTGGACCATGGGCTGGCAGCCCAACTACCAGAGCGAGACCCAGATCTACGCAAAGTACATCCTGAAGAACATGCCGAACGCCAAGATCGCCGTGCTCTACCAGAACGACGATTACGGCAAGGACTATCTGAAGGGACTAAAGGACGGTCTCGGCCAGAAGGCCGCCAGCATGATCGTCGCCGAGGAGAGCTTCGAGACTTCCCAGCCGACCATCGACAGCAACATCGTCAAGCTGAAGGCCAGCAACGCCGACGTCTTCATCGACATCGCGACGCCGAAATTCGCGGCGCAGGCGATCAAGAAGGTCGCCGAGATCGGCTGGAAGCCGACCCACTTCCTCAACAACGTGTCGGCCTCAGTCGGCAGCGTGATCAAACCGGCCGGCTTCGAGAATGCGCAGGACATCATCTCCGCCGCCTACCTGAAGGACGCTTCCGACAAGCAATGGGACAATGATCCCGGCATGAAGGAATTCTACGCTTTCATGGCCAAGGACTTCCCCGAGGGCGACAAGCTCGACGGCGGCACCGTGGTCGGCTTCGGCGTGGCCCAGACCCTGGTTCAGGTGCTGAAGCAGTGCGGCGACAACCTCACCCGCGAGAACATTATGAAGCAGGCGGCGAGCCTGCAGGACTTCCGCACCGAAGTGCTGCTGCCCGGCATCAAGATCAATACCGCCGCAAACGATTTCGCCCCGATCAGCCAGTTGCAGCTGATGAAGTTCAAGGGCGATAAATGGGAGCTGTTCGGCGACGTCATCAGCGCCGACGTCGGCGGCTGA
- a CDS encoding ABC transporter substrate-binding protein, protein MPAIRLRLGAFSAALALLAATTSPSVAQKKYDIGASDSEIKIGNIMPYSGAASAYGVIGKTEEAYFRKINAEGGINGRKVTFISYDDAYTPPKTVEQARKLVESDEVLLIFNSLGTPPNSAIQKYMNQKKVPQLFVATGATKWNDPREFPWTMGWQPNYQSESIIYAKYILKNKPDAKIAVLYQNDDYGKDYLKGFKDGLGAKAASMIVAEDSYEVTEPTIDSHIVRLKASGADVFFNITTPKFAAQAIKKNAELNWHPLHFLNNVSGSIGSVIKPAGFENAQDIISSQYFKDPTDPQWKTDKAMIAWNEFLDKYYPEANRADASVMYAYIVSQGLVHVLKACGDDLTRENVMKQAASIRDYEPGGLLPGVKVNTSAIDFAPLSQLQLIRFKGQTWERFGDILSGDVGG, encoded by the coding sequence ATGCCTGCTATCCGTTTGCGGTTGGGGGCCTTTTCGGCTGCCCTCGCATTGCTCGCAGCGACCACGAGTCCCTCCGTCGCGCAGAAGAAATACGACATCGGTGCCTCCGACAGCGAAATCAAGATCGGCAACATCATGCCCTACAGCGGGGCGGCTTCCGCCTATGGCGTAATCGGCAAGACCGAGGAGGCCTATTTCCGCAAGATCAACGCCGAGGGTGGCATCAACGGCCGCAAGGTTACCTTCATCAGCTATGACGACGCCTACACGCCGCCGAAGACCGTCGAGCAGGCGCGCAAGCTCGTCGAGAGCGACGAGGTGCTGCTGATCTTCAATTCGCTCGGCACGCCGCCGAACTCGGCGATCCAGAAATACATGAACCAGAAGAAGGTGCCGCAGCTGTTCGTCGCCACCGGCGCCACCAAGTGGAACGACCCGAGGGAATTTCCCTGGACGATGGGCTGGCAGCCCAACTACCAGAGCGAGTCCATCATCTACGCAAAGTACATCCTGAAGAACAAGCCGGACGCCAAGATCGCGGTGCTCTACCAGAACGACGATTACGGCAAGGACTATCTGAAGGGGTTCAAGGACGGGCTCGGCGCCAAGGCCGCATCGATGATCGTCGCCGAGGACAGCTACGAGGTGACGGAGCCGACCATCGACTCCCACATCGTCAGGCTCAAGGCCTCCGGCGCCGACGTGTTCTTCAACATCACGACTCCGAAATTCGCGGCGCAGGCGATCAAGAAGAACGCCGAACTCAACTGGCATCCGCTGCATTTCCTCAACAACGTCTCCGGATCGATCGGCAGCGTGATCAAGCCAGCGGGCTTCGAGAACGCCCAGGACATCATCTCGTCGCAATATTTCAAGGACCCGACCGACCCGCAGTGGAAGACCGACAAGGCAATGATCGCCTGGAACGAGTTCCTCGATAAATACTATCCGGAAGCGAACCGCGCCGATGCCTCCGTGATGTACGCCTACATCGTCTCGCAGGGCCTGGTGCATGTGCTCAAGGCGTGCGGCGACGACCTGACCCGCGAGAACGTCATGAAGCAGGCGGCCAGCATTCGTGATTACGAACCCGGCGGCCTGTTGCCGGGTGTCAAGGTCAACACCTCGGCGATCGATTTCGCGCCGCTCTCGCAACTGCAATTGATCCGCTTCAAGGGCCAGACCTGGGAGCGCTTTGGCGATATTTTGAGCGGCGACGTCGGCGGTTAA
- a CDS encoding ABC transporter substrate-binding protein gives MTAARPSLTALLSALALILTSCNVALAQKKYDTGASDTEIKIGNIMPYSGPASAYGVIGRTEAAYFKRINQAGGIHGRKITFISYDDGYSPPKTVEQARKLVEDDEVLLLFGSVGTAGNAAIRKYMNEKQVPQLFIASGASKWNDPKNYPWTMGWQPSYQDEARVYAKYIMKHKPDAKIAVLYQNDDFGKDYLKGLKDAFGDKASMIVAEEAYETSEPAIDSHIVKLKAAGADTFISITSPKFAAQAIKKAAEIAWTPLQFVANVSASVGGVMQPAGFENSQGILSASYLKDGADPQWDKDPGMETFLAFLKKDYPDANKLDGATSYGYAAAQTMAQVLEMCGDDLTRANIMKQAASLKDYVPGTLLPGISINTSATDFAPIKQLQLMRFKGEKWELFGDIISSGLSN, from the coding sequence ATGACTGCCGCACGTCCGTCCCTGACGGCGCTCTTGTCCGCATTGGCTCTGATCCTGACGAGCTGCAATGTCGCGCTGGCGCAGAAGAAATACGACACCGGGGCCAGCGACACCGAGATCAAGATCGGCAACATCATGCCCTACAGCGGCCCCGCCTCGGCCTATGGGGTGATCGGCAGGACCGAGGCGGCCTACTTCAAGAGGATCAACCAGGCCGGCGGCATCCACGGCCGCAAGATCACGTTCATCTCGTATGACGACGGCTACTCGCCGCCCAAGACGGTGGAGCAGGCGCGCAAGCTGGTCGAGGACGACGAGGTGCTGCTGCTGTTCGGCTCGGTCGGCACCGCAGGCAACGCGGCGATCCGGAAATACATGAACGAAAAGCAGGTGCCGCAGCTGTTCATCGCCTCCGGCGCCTCCAAGTGGAACGACCCCAAGAACTATCCATGGACCATGGGCTGGCAGCCGTCCTACCAGGACGAAGCGCGGGTCTACGCAAAATACATCATGAAGCACAAGCCCGACGCCAAGATTGCCGTGCTTTACCAGAACGACGATTTCGGCAAGGACTACCTCAAGGGCCTGAAGGACGCCTTCGGCGACAAGGCCTCGATGATCGTCGCCGAAGAAGCTTACGAGACGTCGGAGCCTGCGATCGACAGTCATATCGTCAAGCTGAAGGCCGCTGGCGCCGATACCTTCATCAGCATCACGTCACCGAAATTCGCGGCACAGGCGATCAAGAAGGCCGCCGAAATCGCGTGGACCCCCTTGCAATTCGTCGCCAATGTCTCAGCCTCGGTCGGCGGCGTCATGCAGCCGGCCGGCTTCGAGAACTCGCAGGGCATCCTGTCGGCGTCCTATCTCAAGGACGGCGCCGATCCGCAATGGGACAAGGATCCGGGCATGGAGACATTCCTTGCCTTCCTCAAGAAGGATTATCCCGACGCCAACAAGCTCGACGGTGCCACCTCCTACGGTTACGCCGCCGCACAGACCATGGCGCAGGTGCTGGAGATGTGCGGTGACGATCTCACCCGCGCCAACATCATGAAGCAGGCCGCGAGTCTGAAGGACTATGTCCCCGGCACGCTGCTGCCGGGCATCAGCATCAACACCTCGGCGACCGACTTCGCGCCGATCAAGCAGTTGCAGCTGATGCGCTTCAAGGGCGAGAAGTGGGAGCTGTTCGGCGACATCATCTCGAGCGGGCTCAGCAACTAG
- a CDS encoding ABC transporter substrate-binding protein, protein MLSTVRIAAISAAIVAVAATSTAAFAQKKYDTGASDTEIKVGNIIPYSGPASAYGVIGKTEEAYFKMINDRGGINGRKVNFVSYDDAYSPPKAVEQVRKLVESDEVLLVFNPLGTPSNTAIQKYLNSKKIPQLFVATGATKWNDPKNFPWTMGWQPSYQSEAQIYAKWLMKEKPDAKVAILYQNDDFGKDYLKGTKDGFGAKAASSIIMEESYEVSEPSIDGHIVKIKAANPDVLLIYTTPKFGAQTIKKTAELGWKPLQIITNVSASVGSVMQPAGFDNAQGVLSAAYAKDGADSQWNNDPGMKKWSEFLDKYMPGADKTDGGYVYGYGAAQTLAKVLEMCGDDLTRANVMKQAASLKDFTPDTLLPGVKINTAATDFAPIAQLQMQRFKGQKWELFGDIISGDVPSE, encoded by the coding sequence ATGCTTTCTACCGTTCGGATCGCCGCGATTTCCGCGGCGATCGTCGCTGTTGCCGCGACGTCCACTGCCGCATTCGCCCAAAAGAAATACGACACCGGCGCAAGCGATACCGAGATCAAGGTCGGCAACATCATCCCCTATTCGGGACCGGCCTCCGCCTACGGCGTGATCGGCAAGACCGAAGAAGCCTACTTCAAGATGATCAACGACCGCGGCGGCATCAACGGCCGCAAGGTCAATTTCGTCAGCTATGACGACGCCTATTCGCCGCCGAAGGCGGTCGAGCAGGTGCGCAAGCTGGTCGAGAGCGACGAAGTGCTGCTGGTCTTCAACCCGCTCGGCACGCCGTCCAACACCGCGATCCAGAAATACCTGAATTCCAAGAAGATCCCGCAGCTGTTCGTCGCCACCGGCGCCACCAAGTGGAACGATCCGAAGAACTTCCCGTGGACCATGGGCTGGCAGCCGAGCTACCAGAGCGAAGCGCAGATCTACGCCAAGTGGCTGATGAAGGAGAAGCCCGACGCCAAGGTCGCGATCCTCTATCAGAACGACGATTTCGGCAAAGACTACCTCAAGGGCACCAAGGACGGTTTTGGCGCCAAGGCAGCCTCCAGCATCATCATGGAGGAGAGCTATGAGGTGTCCGAGCCGTCGATCGACGGCCACATCGTCAAGATCAAGGCCGCCAATCCGGACGTGCTGCTGATCTACACCACGCCGAAGTTCGGCGCGCAGACCATCAAGAAGACCGCCGAGCTCGGCTGGAAGCCGCTGCAGATCATCACCAACGTGTCGGCCTCGGTCGGCAGCGTGATGCAGCCGGCCGGCTTCGACAACGCGCAGGGCGTGCTGTCGGCAGCCTACGCCAAGGATGGTGCCGACTCGCAGTGGAACAACGACCCCGGCATGAAGAAGTGGTCCGAGTTTCTCGACAAGTACATGCCGGGCGCCGACAAGACCGACGGCGGCTATGTCTACGGCTATGGCGCCGCGCAGACGCTCGCCAAGGTGCTGGAAATGTGCGGCGATGATCTCACGCGCGCCAACGTCATGAAGCAGGCGGCGAGCCTGAAGGACTTTACGCCGGACACCCTGCTGCCCGGCGTCAAGATCAACACCGCCGCCACCGACTTCGCCCCGATCGCCCAGCTGCAGATGCAGCGCTTCAAGGGTCAGAAGTGGGAACTGTTCGGTGACATCATTTCCGGCGACGTGCCCTCCGAGTGA
- a CDS encoding branched-chain amino acid ABC transporter permease, with amino-acid sequence MSAAEEIVTEAPAVEAVPKRAMTLGYGTSLVVLATLILIPLFVKNFIIFQMTMLLIYALAVMALNILTGGSGQFSLGQSAFYAVGAYTSAILMEHAGMNYALTLPVAGIVCFGFGFLFGQPALRLSGVYLALATFALATAMPQLLKLGYFEHWTGGVQGLVVTKPDAPFGLPMGQDMWLYYFTLAVSIAIYVASVNLLRSRSGRAFMAIRDNEIAASAMGVDVALYKTLAFGVSAGITGVAGGLGAIAVQFVAPDGYTIQLAISLFLGMVVGGVGWLPGSIVGSAFIIFVPNIAEGISKGLSGAVFGVLLFLVIFLVPHGARQVAIVAQQLAAKLKKN; translated from the coding sequence ATGAGCGCCGCTGAAGAAATCGTCACAGAAGCCCCCGCCGTCGAGGCTGTGCCCAAGCGTGCCATGACGCTGGGCTACGGCACCTCGCTCGTCGTGCTTGCCACGCTGATCCTGATCCCGCTGTTCGTGAAGAACTTCATCATCTTCCAGATGACGATGCTTCTGATCTACGCCCTCGCGGTGATGGCGCTCAACATCCTGACCGGCGGAAGCGGCCAGTTCTCGCTCGGCCAGAGCGCGTTCTATGCCGTCGGCGCCTATACGTCGGCGATCCTGATGGAGCATGCGGGCATGAACTATGCCCTGACGCTGCCGGTCGCCGGCATCGTCTGCTTCGGCTTCGGCTTCCTGTTCGGCCAGCCGGCGCTGCGGCTATCCGGCGTCTATCTGGCGCTCGCGACCTTCGCGCTCGCGACCGCAATGCCGCAGCTCCTCAAGCTCGGCTATTTCGAGCACTGGACCGGCGGCGTGCAGGGCCTCGTCGTCACCAAGCCGGATGCCCCGTTTGGGCTGCCGATGGGGCAGGACATGTGGCTCTACTACTTCACCCTGGCGGTCTCGATCGCGATCTACGTCGCCTCGGTGAACCTGCTGCGCTCGCGCTCCGGCCGCGCCTTCATGGCGATCCGCGACAACGAGATCGCGGCTTCCGCGATGGGCGTCGACGTCGCGCTGTACAAGACGCTGGCGTTCGGCGTCTCGGCCGGCATCACCGGCGTTGCCGGCGGTCTCGGCGCCATCGCGGTGCAGTTCGTGGCGCCCGACGGCTACACTATCCAGCTTGCGATCTCGCTGTTCCTCGGCATGGTCGTCGGCGGCGTCGGCTGGCTGCCCGGCTCGATCGTAGGTTCCGCCTTCATCATCTTCGTGCCGAACATCGCCGAAGGCATCTCGAAGGGCCTCTCCGGCGCGGTGTTCGGCGTGTTGCTGTTCCTCGTCATCTTCCTCGTGCCGCACGGCGCCAGGCAGGTTGCGATCGTTGCCCAGCAACTGGCCGCAAAGCTCAAGAAAAACTAA
- a CDS encoding branched-chain amino acid ABC transporter permease, with the protein MELFANQVLAGIATGAIYACMALAVVMIYQAIDHLNFAQGEMAMFSTFVSWQLMQWGVPYWGAFVLTVAFSFAAGIVIERLLFKPLAKAPILTNVAGFIALYAIINSVAGLIWDFTIKQYPTPFGSSPFLGSQLISTHQAGMIGITLLMLALLFFFFRFTRVGLAMRAAASLPESARLVGINTSWMIALGWGMASAIGSIAGMMIAPVVFLEPNMMLGVLIYGFAAAVLGGLTSPFGAVMGGFLVGIFENLVGTYIPGVGNELKLPIALALIIVVLVVKPAGLFGRAIVKRV; encoded by the coding sequence ATGGAGCTTTTTGCCAACCAGGTCCTGGCCGGCATCGCCACGGGCGCGATCTATGCCTGCATGGCGCTCGCGGTCGTGATGATCTACCAGGCCATCGACCACCTGAATTTTGCCCAGGGCGAAATGGCGATGTTCTCGACCTTCGTGTCCTGGCAGCTGATGCAATGGGGTGTGCCATATTGGGGCGCCTTCGTGCTCACCGTCGCGTTTTCGTTTGCCGCCGGCATCGTCATCGAGCGGCTGCTGTTCAAGCCGCTGGCCAAGGCCCCGATCCTGACCAATGTCGCCGGCTTCATCGCGCTGTATGCGATCATCAACTCGGTCGCCGGCCTGATCTGGGACTTCACCATCAAGCAGTATCCGACGCCGTTCGGCTCCTCGCCGTTCCTCGGCAGCCAGCTGATCTCGACCCACCAGGCCGGCATGATCGGCATCACGCTGCTGATGCTGGCGCTGCTGTTCTTCTTCTTCCGCTTCACCCGGGTCGGCCTTGCGATGCGGGCGGCCGCCTCGCTGCCTGAATCGGCCCGGCTGGTCGGCATCAATACCTCCTGGATGATCGCGCTGGGCTGGGGCATGGCGTCTGCGATCGGCTCGATCGCCGGCATGATGATCGCGCCGGTGGTGTTCCTCGAGCCGAACATGATGCTCGGCGTGCTGATCTACGGATTCGCCGCAGCCGTGCTCGGCGGCCTGACCTCGCCGTTCGGCGCCGTGATGGGCGGTTTCCTGGTCGGCATCTTCGAGAACCTCGTCGGCACCTACATCCCCGGCGTCGGCAATGAACTGAAACTTCCGATCGCGCTCGCGCTGATCATCGTCGTCCTGGTCGTTAAACCGGCAGGCCTGTTCGGCCGCGCCATCGTCAAGCGAGTTTGA